In the Phaseolus vulgaris cultivar G19833 chromosome 7, P. vulgaris v2.0, whole genome shotgun sequence genome, one interval contains:
- the LOC137829364 gene encoding uncharacterized protein codes for MEQTQQENHENREEDRRRKENEVEQREMEFDGIRLNIPTFKGKSDPEAYLNWEIKIEHVFSCNEYSEEQKMKLTTVEFSFYALIWWNKYQRERIRYKEPMMDFWTEMKKIMKERYIPANYHRELQLKHQRMTQENRSVEEYFKEMEVTMIRVGMNEENETTMTRFLNELNHDIRDVVELQEYDDMEDLLHKTN; via the coding sequence ATGGAGCAGacacaacaagaaaatcatgaaaatagAGAGGAAGATAGGAGGAGAAAAGAGAATGAAGTAGAACAAAGAGAAATGGAATTTGATGGGATAAGATTAAATATTCCCACATTCAAAGGGAAGAGTGATCCTGAAGCTTACTTGAACTGGGAGATTAAAATAGAACAtgtattttcttgtaatgagtATAGTGAGGAGCAAAAGATGAAGTTGACAACAGttgaattttcattttatgcCTTAATTTGGTGGAATAAATACCAAAGGGAGAGAATTAGATATAAGGAACCCATGATGGACTTTTGGACTGAAATGAAAAAGATTATGAAAGAAAGATATATTCCAGCaaactaccatagggagttgcaACTCAAACATCAAAGAATGACTCAAGAGAATAGAAGTGTGGAAGAGTACTTTAAAGAGATGGAGGTGACCATGATTAGAGTTGGAATGAATGAAGAAAACGAAACAACCATGACTAGGTTTTTGAATGAATTGAACCATGATATTAGGGATGTTGTGGAGTTGCAAGAGTATGATGACATGGAGGATTTGTTGCACAAGACTAACTAA
- the LOC137829365 gene encoding protein HUA2-LIKE 2-like, which produces MITKHISSLSIFYSQHGAHVSPLHPFQKPILRVLLPPNQLISLKKTLLASPKSLLPLSQLGFAFSHSLPHRPSPSASPRSLAFQCLPNPSVNTKHCPTAALSTEFGARLTSYHFFPSFNCTLPPMAPSRRKGVSKAAAAAAACRQWKVGDLVLAKVKGFPAWPATVSEPEKWGYSTDWKKVLVYFFGTQQIAFCNPSDVEAFTEEKKQSLLGKRHGKGADFGRAVQEIIDSFEKSKKDSQLDETGLVGDVDNADVSNLVNSSATDRTDTLELIHTLPMNFSDSIKHEEVVCAAVDESAAVFKDESDNKEAMLGEPTDKVAAVKSPKPVTYSSRKRSVADLCMQGCVTQRHTSVRRSRNPSRAQNFVFPYNDSAKGSGDPSTTAAQSACTRRSKRVRKSPDLSGCDDFESSAFVSNGSMEDNSSEIITTDSDTFSLNEGSTIDSNFKLELSEAIECPEVELNKGLDLKIKPVFNKKKRKPNRKRATNDASKPTSRIEEEARLQNASQSSQNICANSKERCFEQDGDEHLPLVKRARVRMGKSSVEAELHSILQSQENNCKEDTNSAHQIITSSNFENSSPADGDSSVLNGALDNVSPKVLVPCSNIQICNTKKDQTFSSVDGEAALPPSKRLHRALEAMSANAAEHGQAHMEASSSTIMTASGMCCISAVRRCPSIAINQECNDFGLQKLDTFNSDSSYINVNSTSSNPMVFSENKSPIQVGKQQHETGKDVLPGVTAQVVEELSDHMVCLKADLKIQSNGENSPIVDSKCCDEGSIQDSPDPSLPPNNEDDVRTSSHSNSASDASEKNGISLDHAMGVDENDVFLPHNVDMPRNEVAVHEDTECLKPAVDDIGRANDMHEVVKEVKCKGPEEDMNSVSTSDDCLGEKGISDIRSSPSLTDGGDCIPQGSPPTTSVCNVSTSDSSNILHNGSCSPDVHLHQKQTLSGPLDGSKDGYVATQQSRCIGKSTEAGRAALLYFEAMLGTLTRTKESIGRATRIAIDCAKFGIADKVMEILAHCLEMESSMHRRVDLFFLVDSIAQFSRGLKGDFCGVYSSAIHAVLPRLLSAAAPPGNTAQENRRQCLKVLRLWLERKILPEHIIRRHIRELDLYSSSAAAGVFLRRSMRTERAMDDPVREMEGMLDEYGSNSTFQLPGFCMPRMLKDEDDDEWSDSDGGNFEAVTPEHTSEVHEMTSAIEKHRHILEDVDGELEMEDVAPSNEVEINSISDVGGENAKQFDKNVPLPSAPLCWDVSSSSPPPPPPPSFLPPPPPPPPPPVLHHMSSTSDPYNTVVNSKGYTVSQTLKDNPLPSMVQPMTAPSRHSQPISDAVHHQVPEYRDMHMPESTCSFNSFPVPPPPDNFGHTDGVAMRNKGYSIRPPQHVPSNQFSFVNGERHEKHRREIPPPPPYSSRQHFVQNMERENFYNNHERIRPPPYDYHERWNVPAPFPGARYQEKGVPAPYGCHPCESTRIPDHGWRFPPRSMNQRNSMPFRPPFEDAIPVSNRGIRPCSGKGDLPFCTCMNLGGGSAESAQDNTDKMGASQSISENSIHEFTVKDARGKDVNLNAYRGKVLLVVNVASKCGFADANYTQLTQLYSTYKSRGLEILAFPCNQFLKKEPGTSQEAHDFACTRYKAEYPIFGKVRVNGSDSTPVYKYLKANKSGFVSSRIKWNFTKFLVDEEGHVINRYSPTTQPLAIENDIKKALRLD; this is translated from the exons ATGATCACAAAACATATCTCATCTTTATCAATTTTCTATAGTCAGCACGGAGCGCACGTTAGCCCACTTCACCCATTCCAGAAGCCCATCCTCCGTGTCTTGCTTCCACCTAACCAACTCATATCTCTGAAAAAAACTCTACTTGCGTCCCCAAAATCCCTTCTACCTCTCTCTCAATTAGGGTTTGCGTTTTCACACTCTCTCCCACACCGTCCCTCTCCCTCTGCTTCCCCCCGATCCCTTGCGTTTCAATGCCTGCCAAATCCGTCAGTAAACACCAAACACTGCCCAACCGCTGCATTATCGACCGAATTCGGCGCTCGATTAACTTCATATCACTTCTTCCCCTCATTTAACTGTACCCTTCCTCCCATGGCGCCTAGCCGCAGAAAGGGCGTCAGTAaggcggcggcggcggcggccgCCTGCCGCCAGTGGAAAGTGGGCGATCTTGTGCTTGCCAAAGTCAAGGGCTTCCCTGCATGGCCTGCAACG GTAAGTGAGCCGGAGAAGTGGGGTTACTCTACTGATTGGAAGAAGGTGCTTGTTTACTTCTTTGGAACCCAACAAAT AGCATTCTGCAATCCTTCTGATGTGGAAGCATTTACTGAGGAGAAAAAACAGTCTCTTCTTGGCAAACGTCATGGAAAGGGTGCTGACTTTGGTCGTGCTGTTCAGGAGATAATTGATAGTTTTGAGAAATCAAAAAAGGATTCTCAGCTTGATGAAACTGGCCTTGTTGGTGATGTTGATAATGCAGATGTGTCAAATCTTGTTAACTCATCTGCCACGGATCGGACAGATACCCTCGAGTTGATTCACACATTACCAATGAATTTTTCAGATTCTATTAAACATGAAGAGGTAGTATGTGCAGCTGTGGATGAGTCAGCTGCTGTATTTAAAGATGAATCTGATAATAAGGAGGCAATGTTGGGGGAGCCTACTGACAAGGTTGCTGCAGTAAAATCTCCTAAGCCAGTTACTTATTCTTCTCGAAAAAGGTCTGTGGCTGACTTGTGCATGCAGGGTTGTGTAACACAGAGACATACCTCAGTACGAAGGTCAAGAAATCCATCACGTGCCCAAaactttgtgttcccttataaTGACAGTGCAAAGGGTTCTGGTGACCCATCAACTACTGCAGCCCAGAGTGCATGTACGCGAAGGAGTAAACGTGTTAGGAAATCACCAGATCTTTCTGGCTGTGATGATTTTGAGTCATCTGCTTTTGTGTCAAATGGTAGCATGGAGGACAACAGTTCTGAAATTATAACAACTGATTCTGATACATTTAGCTTGAATGAGGGAAGTACAATAGATTCAAATTTTAAACTTGAACTCTCGGAAGCTATTGAATGTCCAGAAGTTGAGTTGAATAAAGGGCTTGATCTCAAAATAAAACCTGTAttcaataagaaaaaaagaaaacccAATAGAAAAAGGGCAACTAATGATGCTTCTAAGCCAACCAGTAGGATAGAGGAGGAGGCTCGTTTGCAGAATGCCAGTCAAAGTTCACAGAATATTTGTGCAAATTCAAAAGAAAGATGCTTTGAACAAGATGGGGATGAGCACTTACCCCTTGTGAAACGAGCAAGAGTCAGGATGGGTAAATCATCCGTGGAAGCAGAACTTCATAGCATTCTCCAATCTCAAGAAAATAACTGTAAGGAAGATACTAACTCAGCGCATCAGATAATCACATCCTCAAATTTTGAGAATAGTAGCCCTGCTGATGGAGATTCATCTGTACTGAATGGAGCTTTGGATAATGTTTCTCCAAAAGTTTTAGTTCCATGTTCCAATATTCAGATATGTAATACTAAGAAAGATCAAACCTTCAGCTCTGTGGATGGTGAAGCTGCTTTACCTCCATCTAAACGCCTACATCGAGCCTTAGAAGCCATGTCTGCTAATGCTGCTGAACATGGCCAAGCTCATATGGAAGCTTCATCTTCCACCATAATGACAGCAAGTGGTATGTGCTGTATATCTGCTGTGAGAAGATGTCCGAGTATTGCCATTAATCAAGAATGTAATGATTTTGGGCTGCAAAAGTTGGATACTTTCAACTCTGATTCGTCTTATATTAATGTGAATTCAACCAGTTCAAATCCAATGGTTTTTTCTGAGAATAAATCACCTATTCAAGTGGGTAAGCAACAGCATGAAACTGGCAAGGATGTTCTCCCAGGTGTCACCGCTCAAGTTGTTGAAGAGCTTAGTGATCATATGGTTTGTCTAAAAGCTGATTTAAAAATTCAGTCAAATGGAGAAAATTCTCCTATTGTTGATTCAAAATGTTGTGATGAAGGAAGCATTCAAGATTCACCTGATCCATCATTACCGCCAAACAATGAAGACGACGTTAGAACTTCAAGTCATTCAAATTCAGCATCGGATGCATCAGAGAAAAATGGAATAAGCCTTGATCATGCGATGGGTGTGGATGAAAATGATGTTTTTTTACCTCATAATGTTGATATGCCTCGGAATGAGGTTGCGGTACATGAGGATACTGAGTGCTTGAAGCCAGCAGTTGATGATATTGGCAGAGCAAATGATAT GCATGAGGTTGTGAAAGAGGTAAAATGTAAAGGTCCAGAGGAGGATATGAATTCCGTCTCAACATCTGATGACTGTCTGGGTGAAAAGGGTATTTCAGACATTCGGTCAAGTCCATCCTTGACAGATGGAGGAGATTGCATTCCACAAGGATCTCCTCCAACTACTTCTGTTTGCAATGTTTCTACATCAGACAGTAGTAATATTCTTCACAATGGAAGTTGTAGCCCTGATGTACATTTACACCAGAAGCAAACTTTATCTGGTCCTCTGGATGGATCTAAAGATGGCTATGTTGCAACTCAACAGTCAAGATGTATAGGGAAGTCAACTGAAGCAGGACGAGCTGCTTTGTTGTACTTTGAAGCCATGCTTGGGACCTTGACAAGGACAAAGGAAAGTATTGGTCGAGCAACACGAATAGCTATTGACTGTGCAAAGTTTGGTATTGCAGATAAG GTCATGGAAATTCTTGCTCATTGTCTGGAAATGGAGTCTAGCATGCATCGGAGGGTGGATTTGTTTTTTCTTGTTGACTCTATTGCACAGTTTTCTCGTGGCTTAAAAG GTGATTTTTGTGGAGTATATTCGTCTGCAATCCATGCAGTCCTTCCACGACTATTATCTGCTGCTGCTCCTCCTGGAAATACTGCACAAGAAAACCGGAGACAGTGTCTCAAG GTTTTAAGGCTGTGGTTGGAGAGAAAAATCCTACCAGAGCACATAATTCGCCGTCATATCCGGGAACTGGATTTATATAGCAGTTCAGCTGCAGCTGGTGTCTTTTTGCGGCGATCGATGAGAACAGAGAGGGCAATGGATGACCCGGTTAGAGAAATGGAGGGCATGCTTGATGAATATGGAAG CAACTCGACTTTTCAGTTGCCTGGATTCTGCATGCCCCGAATGCTtaaagatgaagatgatgatgaatggaGTGATTCTGATGGTGGGAACTTTGAGGCTGTCACGCCGGAGCATACTTCTGAAGTACATGAAATGACTTCTGCAATTGAAAAACACAGGCATATCTTAGAAGATGTTGATGGTGAACTTGAAATGGAAGATGTAGCTCCCTCAAATGAAGTTGAAATCAATTCAATTTCTGATGTTGGTGGAGAAAACGCCAAGCAGTTTGATAAGAATGTGCCACTGCCCTCTGCTCCTCTATGCTGGGATGTGTCTTCATCTTCCccgccaccaccaccaccaccatcgTTCCTTCCCCCACCACCTCCTCCACCCCCACCCCCTGTGCTACACCACATGTCATCTACCTCTGATCCATATAACACAGTAGTTAATTCAAAAGGTTATACTGTCTCACAG ACTTTGAAAGACAACCCACTTCCCTCTATGGTTCAGCCCATGACCGCCCCTAGTAGGCATAGCCAACCTATCAGTGATGCAGTGCACCATCAAGTCCCTGAATATAGAGACATGCACATGCCAGAATCTACTTGTTCTTTCAACAGTTTTCCTGTACCTCCTCCTCCAGACAATTTTGGACATACTGATGGTGTTGCTATGCGTAATAAGGGGTATTCTATTCGGCCACCTCAACATGTGCCGTCCAATCAGTTTTCTTTTGTTAATGGGGAGCGGCATGAGAAGCATCGAAGGGAGATTCCACCACCCCCTCCTTACTCCAGTAGGCAGCACTTTGTGCAGAACATGGAGAGAGAGAACTTCTATAATAATCATGAGAGAATAAGGCCACCTCCTTATGATTACCATGAGAGATGGAATGTTCCTGCACCTTTTCCCG GTGCTCGATATCAGGAAAAAGGTGTGCCCGCTCCTTATGGTTGTCATCCTTGTGAATCAACCAGAATACCAGATCATGGGTGGAGATTTCCTCCTCGCTCTATGAATCAGAGAAACTCCATGCCCTTTAGACCACCCTTTGAAGATGCAATTCCAGTTTCAAACAGAG GTATCAGGCCTTGTTCAGGAAAAGGTGATTTACCATTCTGTACATGCATGAATCTTGGAGGGGGTTCGGCGGAATCTGCACAGGAC AACACAGACAAAATGGGTGCTTCTCAATCAATCTCAGAAAATTCTATTCATGAATTCACTGTCAAG GATGCCAGAGGCAAAGATGTGAACCTGAACGCCTACAGGGGCAAAGTTCTTCTTGTGGTTAATGTTGCTTCAAAATG TGGATTTGCTGATGCCAATTACACCCAGTTAACTCAGCTTTATTCCACATACAAAAGCAGAG GTCTTGAGATATTGGCATTTCCTTGCAACCAATTTTTGAAGAAAGAGCCTGGAACTAGCCAAGAGGCACATGACTTTGCATGTACAAGATATAAAGCTGAATATCCCATTTTTGGAAAG GTGCGTGTGAATGGATCAGATAGTACACCAGTGTACAAATACCTGAAAGCAAATAAATCTGGGTTTGTGAGTTCTAGAATCAAATGGAATTTCACTAAGTTTCTAGTTGATGAAGAAGGCCATGTCATTAACCGTTATAGCCCAACCACTCAGCCATTAGCCATTGAA AATGACATCAAGAAAGCCTTGCGTTTGGATTGA